The following coding sequences are from one Haploplasma axanthum window:
- the sufB gene encoding Fe-S cluster assembly protein SufB: MDDNKKKIDDIVGEYQFGFITDSKPILDTGKGINEDIVKQISEIKKEPKWMLDFRLESYKKFVEIKNPDWGPDLSFINFDEFTYYIKPSDKAEHNWDDVPEKIKETFERLGIPEAERNYLSGVSTQFESEVVYHSTQKELEDLGVIYVDTDTALREYPELFKKYFSTVVKNDDNKYAALNSAVWSGGSFIYVPKGVHVPKPLQSYFRINSDQMGQFERTLIVVDEGAYVNYVEGCTAPVYSKNSLHAAIVEIIVKKDATCRYTTIQNWSDNVINLVTKRAHVYENGHMEWIDGNIGSNVNMKYPSCILLEERAKGTTISIAFAGKGQWQDAGARMIHLAPNTTSSIVSKSISRGGGAVNYRGKVHFGKNAKGARANIECDTIILDGISTSDTVPINVVKNSDVFLQHEATVSKISEEQLFYLMSRGLTEEEATEMIVMGFIEPFAKELPMEYAIELNQLIKLEMEGSIG; this comes from the coding sequence ATGGACGATAACAAGAAAAAGATTGATGATATTGTTGGTGAATATCAGTTTGGTTTTATAACTGATTCTAAGCCGATTTTAGATACAGGAAAAGGTATTAATGAAGATATAGTTAAGCAAATTAGTGAAATTAAAAAGGAACCAAAATGGATGTTAGATTTCAGACTTGAAAGTTATAAAAAGTTTGTTGAAATAAAAAATCCAGATTGGGGTCCAGATTTATCATTTATTAATTTTGATGAATTTACATATTACATTAAACCAAGTGATAAAGCAGAACATAACTGGGATGATGTTCCAGAAAAAATAAAAGAAACTTTTGAAAGATTAGGAATTCCAGAAGCAGAAAGAAATTATTTGTCAGGAGTTTCAACACAATTTGAGTCCGAAGTTGTATACCATAGTACTCAAAAAGAGTTAGAAGATTTAGGAGTTATTTATGTAGATACAGATACTGCATTAAGAGAATATCCTGAGTTATTTAAAAAATATTTTTCAACAGTTGTCAAAAATGATGATAATAAGTATGCTGCATTAAATAGTGCAGTTTGGAGTGGAGGATCATTTATATATGTTCCTAAAGGAGTTCATGTTCCAAAACCGCTACAATCATACTTTAGAATTAATTCTGATCAAATGGGACAATTTGAAAGAACATTAATTGTTGTTGATGAAGGGGCATATGTAAATTATGTTGAAGGATGTACTGCACCAGTTTACTCAAAAAATAGTTTGCATGCAGCGATTGTTGAAATAATTGTTAAAAAAGATGCAACATGTAGATATACAACAATTCAAAATTGGAGTGACAACGTTATTAACTTAGTTACAAAACGTGCTCATGTTTATGAAAATGGCCATATGGAATGGATTGATGGTAATATTGGATCAAATGTTAATATGAAATATCCATCATGCATTCTATTAGAAGAAAGAGCTAAGGGAACAACTATTAGTATTGCTTTTGCTGGAAAAGGTCAATGGCAAGATGCTGGAGCAAGAATGATTCATTTGGCACCAAATACAACTTCAAGCATTGTTTCAAAATCAATTAGTCGTGGTGGCGGAGCAGTGAATTATCGTGGTAAGGTTCATTTTGGAAAAAATGCTAAAGGAGCAAGAGCAAATATAGAATGTGACACAATCATTTTAGATGGAATATCAACAAGTGATACAGTTCCAATTAATGTTGTTAAAAACAGTGATGTATTTTTACAACATGAAGCAACTGTCTCAAAAATATCAGAAGAACAATTATTTTATTTAATGAGTAGAGGATTAACTGAAGAAGAAGCTACAGAAATGATTGTCATGGGCTTTATTGAACCATTTGCAAAAGAATTACCAATGGAATATGCAATTGAACTGAATCAATTGATTAAACTTGAAATGGAAGGTTCTATTGGATAA
- a CDS encoding competence protein ComK produces MEYIVNNEYGSLVYLRKKQIQIKERSLYVINHICKLKLTSLKSYSTGIKLTLDYKYNIPILLNHYLYLCPLGNMQNYETIWVNYKEISNIRLDNEKMILCFYSGNEISIEKNFSFWKQLENKILKIEKYLEKIK; encoded by the coding sequence ATGGAGTACATAGTTAATAATGAATATGGATCATTAGTTTATTTAAGAAAAAAACAAATTCAAATCAAAGAAAGAAGCTTATATGTAATAAATCATATATGTAAATTAAAGCTAACATCATTAAAAAGTTATTCAACTGGTATTAAATTAACTTTAGATTATAAATATAATATTCCAATTCTTTTAAATCATTATTTATATTTATGTCCGTTAGGGAATATGCAAAATTATGAAACAATTTGGGTAAATTATAAAGAAATTAGTAATATTAGATTAGATAATGAGAAAATGATATTATGTTTTTATAGTGGAAATGAAATATCAATTGAGAAAAATTTTAGCTTTTGGAAACAACTTGAAAATAAAATTTTGAAAATTGAAAAATATCTTGAAAAAATAAAATAA
- a CDS encoding phosphoglycerate kinase, protein MAKLTVRDIDLKNKKVLIRVDFNVPIQDGVISDDNRIRAALPTIKYVLENGGKAILFSHLGRIKSEEDKAKNSLKVVSERLAELLGQNVTFIPETRGAKLEKAISALKPGEVLMFENTRFEDLDGKKESKNDPELGKYWASLGDVFVNDAFGTAHRAHASNVGVSSNIESAVAGFLLEKEINFIGGTLENPERPFVAILGGAKVSDKIEVIQNLLKIADKVLIGGGMAFTFYKAMGYEIGKSLLEEDKVELAKELLEQGKGKIVLGSDVASAKEFNKDAERFVRPATALPKDELGLDIGPDSVKEFTAIINTAKTVVWNGPMGVFEFPKFAEGTKDVAIAISKIKDHATTIIGGGDSAAAVIEFGLEDGFSHISTGGGASLEYLEGKELPGIKAVKDK, encoded by the coding sequence ATGGCAAAATTAACGGTTCGTGATATTGATTTAAAAAACAAAAAAGTTTTAATAAGAGTGGACTTCAACGTTCCAATTCAAGATGGGGTTATTAGTGACGATAATAGAATTCGTGCTGCATTACCTACAATCAAATATGTATTAGAAAATGGTGGAAAAGCAATTCTTTTCTCACATTTAGGAAGAATCAAATCTGAAGAAGATAAAGCTAAAAATAGTTTGAAAGTTGTTTCAGAACGATTAGCTGAGTTATTAGGACAAAATGTAACATTTATTCCTGAAACGCGTGGTGCTAAATTAGAAAAAGCAATTAGCGCTTTAAAACCAGGCGAAGTATTAATGTTTGAAAATACAAGATTTGAAGATTTAGATGGTAAGAAAGAAAGTAAGAATGATCCTGAATTAGGTAAATACTGGGCATCACTTGGTGATGTGTTTGTAAATGATGCATTTGGTACTGCACATCGTGCGCATGCTTCAAATGTGGGAGTTTCAAGTAATATTGAAAGTGCTGTTGCAGGATTCTTACTAGAAAAAGAAATTAATTTTATTGGTGGAACACTAGAAAATCCTGAAAGACCATTTGTTGCTATTTTAGGTGGAGCTAAGGTTTCTGATAAAATTGAAGTTATTCAAAATTTATTAAAAATCGCTGATAAAGTATTGATTGGTGGAGGAATGGCATTTACATTCTACAAAGCAATGGGATATGAAATTGGTAAGAGTTTATTAGAAGAAGATAAAGTTGAATTAGCAAAAGAATTACTAGAACAAGGTAAAGGAAAAATTGTTTTAGGAAGTGATGTTGCTAGTGCAAAAGAATTTAATAAAGATGCTGAAAGATTTGTTAGACCTGCAACTGCACTACCAAAAGATGAATTAGGATTAGATATTGGACCAGATTCAGTTAAGGAATTTACAGCAATCATTAACACTGCAAAAACTGTTGTATGGAATGGACCAATGGGAGTATTTGAATTCCCTAAATTTGCTGAAGGAACAAAAGATGTTGCTATAGCAATCAGTAAGATTAAAGATCATGCGACAACTATTATTGGTGGTGGTGATTCAGCTGCTGCTGTTATAGAATTCGGATTAGAAGATGGATTTAGTCATATTTCAACAGGTGGTGGAGCATCACTTGAATATTTAGAAGGTAAAGAGCTACCAGGAATTAAAGCTGTTAAGGACAAATAA
- a CDS encoding helix-turn-helix domain-containing protein, translating to MDIGKKIRALRLGNDLTQEELASRLELTKGYISQLENNLTSPSIQTLFAILEVLGTDIHTFFGNEPDLTVVFKKEDFNEKENEELKNTISWIVPNALKYQMEPIIIKLAPGGQSVIDNPHAGEEFGYVLEGQVTLVLNRKRYIIKKGETFYYLANKEHYLINNGTSAAKVLWISTPPMF from the coding sequence ATTGATATTGGCAAGAAGATTAGAGCGTTAAGATTAGGAAATGATCTTACACAAGAGGAATTGGCATCAAGGTTAGAATTAACTAAAGGCTATATTTCTCAATTAGAAAATAATCTTACATCACCATCAATTCAAACATTATTTGCAATACTTGAAGTTTTAGGTACTGATATACATACGTTTTTTGGAAATGAACCTGATTTAACTGTAGTTTTTAAAAAAGAAGATTTCAATGAAAAAGAAAATGAAGAATTAAAAAATACAATAAGTTGGATTGTTCCGAATGCACTTAAATACCAAATGGAGCCGATTATTATTAAACTTGCTCCTGGTGGACAATCAGTTATTGATAATCCACATGCTGGTGAAGAGTTTGGATATGTCTTGGAAGGACAAGTTACACTTGTTTTAAATCGTAAAAGATATATAATAAAAAAGGGAGAAACGTTTTACTACTTAGCTAATAAAGAACATTATTTAATTAATAATGGAACTTCTGCTGCAAAAGTATTATGGATTTCTACCCCACCAATGTTTTAA
- the tpiA gene encoding triose-phosphate isomerase produces MKRKPIMAGNWKMYKNRDEALAFIYQINEKLPSSELVETVVCAPAVYLRDLVKRQGDNLRVGAQNMHYLDEGAYTGEISAGMIKNIGVEYVVLGHSERRAYYNETDETVNLKTKKAIESDIVPIVCVGEELSIRENGTTDKVVGEQVVKAYKDISKEDALKTVIAYEPIWAIGTGKTATPQQANETIVAIRKVVEGLYGKDVADRIRILYGGSVKPENVVELLSTSDIDGALVGGASLKPESFLALAEAASKK; encoded by the coding sequence ATGAAAAGAAAACCTATTATGGCTGGAAATTGGAAAATGTATAAGAATAGAGATGAAGCTTTAGCTTTTATCTATCAAATAAATGAAAAATTACCAAGTAGTGAACTTGTTGAAACTGTTGTTTGTGCTCCTGCTGTTTACTTGAGAGATTTAGTTAAACGTCAAGGCGATAATTTAAGAGTTGGTGCACAAAATATGCACTACCTAGATGAAGGTGCTTATACAGGTGAAATATCAGCTGGTATGATTAAAAATATCGGTGTTGAGTATGTTGTTCTTGGACATAGTGAAAGAAGAGCATATTATAATGAAACAGATGAAACAGTAAATTTAAAAACTAAAAAAGCAATTGAAAGTGATATTGTTCCGATAGTTTGTGTTGGTGAAGAATTATCAATTAGAGAAAACGGAACTACTGACAAAGTTGTTGGTGAACAAGTTGTTAAAGCATATAAAGATATAAGTAAAGAAGATGCTTTAAAAACAGTTATTGCTTATGAACCAATTTGGGCAATTGGAACTGGTAAAACTGCCACTCCACAACAAGCAAATGAAACAATTGTAGCAATTAGAAAAGTTGTTGAAGGATTATATGGTAAAGATGTTGCTGATCGTATAAGAATTCTATATGGTGGATCTGTTAAACCTGAAAATGTTGTTGAACTATTAAGTACATCAGATATTGATGGAGCATTAGTAGGTGGAGCTTCATTAAAACCAGAATCATTCTTAGCATTAGCTGAAGCGGCAAGTAAAAAATAA
- a CDS encoding MBL fold metallo-hydrolase → MGDNVEVIILASGSKGNALSITNEGKHILIDVGISFLILSNKLNEQGINVDDIDTLLLTHEHHDHTKGLKTLLKKNNNIKVYLTLGTYQGLSDDVKETLINYEIINSEESFKLENNLLVTPFLVSHDANEPVGFIIENDLKKVVLATDTGYIDEAYFGILKNADLYILEANHSTELLMKSSRPFHLKRRIVSEKGHLSNQEAAWLVNNFISERNQVIWAVAHISEDCNTVLEIEKTIVKVFDDPTKLIIKYTSQQTLEKIKL, encoded by the coding sequence ATGGGTGATAACGTGGAAGTAATAATTCTTGCAAGTGGATCAAAAGGTAATGCTTTAAGCATTACCAATGAAGGTAAACATATTTTAATTGATGTTGGAATAAGTTTTCTTATATTATCTAATAAACTTAACGAACAGGGAATTAACGTAGATGATATTGACACACTGCTATTAACACATGAACATCATGATCATACAAAGGGTTTAAAAACCTTATTAAAGAAAAATAATAATATAAAAGTTTATCTTACACTGGGAACTTATCAAGGTTTATCGGATGATGTTAAGGAAACATTGATAAACTATGAAATAATTAATTCTGAAGAAAGTTTCAAACTTGAAAATAATCTATTAGTAACTCCTTTTTTAGTTTCTCATGATGCAAACGAACCAGTTGGATTTATAATTGAAAATGACTTGAAAAAGGTTGTTTTAGCAACTGATACAGGTTACATCGATGAGGCATATTTCGGAATATTAAAAAATGCTGATTTATATATATTGGAAGCAAATCATTCTACAGAACTATTGATGAAGTCTTCAAGACCATTTCATTTAAAGCGAAGAATAGTTAGTGAAAAAGGACATTTATCAAATCAAGAGGCAGCATGGCTAGTTAATAACTTTATTAGCGAAAGAAACCAAGTTATTTGGGCAGTAGCACATATCTCAGAAGATTGTAATACAGTTTTAGAAATTGAAAAAACGATTGTTAAAGTTTTTGATGATCCAACAAAACTAATTATTAAATATACATCTCAGCAAACATTGGAGAAAATAAAGTTATGA
- a CDS encoding 23S rRNA (pseudouridine(1915)-N(3))-methyltransferase RlmH yields the protein MIKIITVGKVKNDNLNKMINYYLKQIPRKTEIITLKDEPNIDGIKKEALSILKQIKDTDYVITLEIKGNNYSSEEFAEKINEIENVNQGDIVFIIGGSYGLDSSVSEKSNLKLSFSRMTFPHQLMQLFLVEQVFRAYSIIKNHPYHK from the coding sequence ATGATTAAAATTATTACGGTTGGTAAAGTAAAAAATGATAATTTAAATAAAATGATTAATTATTATTTGAAACAAATACCAAGGAAAACTGAAATTATTACTTTAAAAGATGAGCCTAATATTGATGGTATAAAGAAAGAAGCGTTAAGTATTTTAAAGCAAATTAAAGATACTGATTATGTGATTACTTTAGAAATAAAAGGTAATAATTATTCTAGTGAAGAATTTGCAGAAAAAATCAATGAAATAGAAAATGTTAATCAAGGTGATATTGTTTTTATAATTGGTGGCTCGTATGGACTAGATTCAAGTGTTTCTGAAAAGTCCAATCTTAAATTATCATTTTCAAGAATGACATTTCCTCATCAGCTTATGCAATTATTTTTGGTTGAACAAGTTTTTAGAGCATATAGTATTATTAAAAACCATCCTTATCATAAATAA
- the mscL gene encoding large-conductance mechanosensitive channel protein MscL: MSKKDKQLDRKKKTKGFFKGFKDFVMKGNVIDLAVGVIIGGAFGKIVNSLVKDIIMPPVGLLIGGVDFADLTIVLKEAVIENDVITKPAVAIAYGNFISVILEFLIIAFSIYSVLTLVIRRRQFEEKLAQEEAAKIAAEEKAKAEEPAPISEEILLLREIRDSLKEQK, encoded by the coding sequence ATGAGTAAAAAAGATAAGCAATTAGATAGAAAGAAAAAGACAAAAGGCTTTTTCAAGGGTTTTAAAGATTTTGTAATGAAAGGTAATGTAATTGACTTAGCAGTTGGGGTTATTATTGGTGGTGCATTTGGTAAAATCGTGAATTCATTAGTTAAAGATATTATTATGCCACCAGTTGGATTGTTAATAGGTGGTGTAGATTTTGCTGATTTAACAATTGTATTAAAAGAAGCAGTTATTGAAAATGATGTAATTACAAAACCTGCAGTTGCAATCGCATACGGTAATTTTATTTCAGTTATATTGGAATTTTTAATTATTGCGTTTTCAATTTATTCAGTACTAACTTTAGTTATTAGAAGAAGACAATTTGAAGAAAAACTTGCACAAGAAGAAGCGGCAAAAATTGCAGCAGAAGAAAAAGCTAAAGCAGAAGAACCAGCACCAATTTCAGAAGAAATATTATTATTAAGAGAAATTAGAGACTCACTTAAAGAACAAAAATAA
- a CDS encoding DegV family protein, with the protein MSIKKAVLVCSNAGLDYLDYPKDIQILRSVIHFGTEETYDDFVEMDAKTFYERIDENPNDVPKTSYVSIGRMQEIFEDLEKNGYEEALIITIAKPLSGLYEALLNQAKSANIKITVFDSRTIAYAEAYQALEAHRLFEKGYTMDQVIKVLEQIRSNNKWYFAVDTLKYLVKNGRLTKLQGTLGTLLKIKPLLTIDETGKVQTLEKIKTTPKALNRVLEKYFEETKDKNVLTYISHAHNDAAVKYVTEEIKKVYPNREIISTYLTPVVGAHTGPKALGLGYILLDEIKY; encoded by the coding sequence ATGAGTATAAAAAAAGCAGTATTAGTTTGTAGTAATGCTGGACTGGACTATTTAGATTATCCAAAAGATATTCAAATCCTTCGTTCAGTTATCCATTTTGGGACAGAAGAAACATATGATGATTTTGTTGAAATGGATGCTAAAACATTTTATGAAAGAATTGATGAAAATCCAAATGATGTTCCAAAGACGTCATATGTTTCAATAGGAAGAATGCAAGAGATTTTTGAAGATTTAGAAAAAAATGGATATGAGGAAGCTTTGATAATTACTATAGCTAAGCCATTAAGCGGATTATATGAGGCACTTTTAAATCAAGCAAAAAGTGCAAATATTAAAATCACGGTTTTTGATTCAAGAACAATTGCTTATGCTGAAGCATATCAGGCTTTAGAAGCACATCGTTTGTTTGAAAAAGGGTATACAATGGATCAAGTTATAAAAGTTTTAGAACAAATAAGATCAAATAATAAATGGTATTTCGCTGTTGATACATTAAAATATCTTGTTAAAAATGGTCGATTGACAAAACTTCAAGGAACACTTGGAACATTGCTGAAAATTAAACCATTATTGACAATTGATGAAACTGGTAAAGTTCAAACATTAGAGAAAATAAAAACAACACCAAAAGCATTAAATAGAGTTTTAGAAAAATATTTTGAAGAAACAAAAGATAAGAATGTTTTAACTTATATTTCACATGCACATAATGATGCAGCAGTGAAATATGTTACAGAAGAAATTAAAAAAGTTTATCCAAACAGAGAAATCATATCGACTTATTTAACTCCAGTTGTTGGTGCTCATACTGGACCAAAAGCATTAGGACTTGGATACATTTTGCTTGATGAAATTAAATACTAA
- the aroF gene encoding 3-deoxy-7-phosphoheptulonate synthase, with protein sequence MIKKEIKITDKISVGKDFIIIAGPCSVESYEQTYEIAKEIKSAGANILRGGAFKPRTSPYSFQGLEEEGIKILSKIGKELEMPIITEIPSEKYLDLFNEYVDIIQVGARNMDNYFLLRELGKTRKPILLKRGMAATIDEFLLAAEYIKAGGNDKVILCERGIRTFDNKTRNTLDIASVLTLEKLTDLPVIIDPSHASGNWEMVERLSLASLTIGANGLMVEVHNNPEKALSDGMQSLKPEKFKKMMDKINFLKPYIESVNKDDN encoded by the coding sequence ATGATAAAAAAAGAAATAAAAATTACTGATAAAATAAGTGTTGGAAAAGATTTTATAATAATTGCAGGTCCATGTTCTGTTGAATCATATGAACAAACATATGAAATTGCTAAAGAGATTAAAAGTGCTGGAGCAAATATCCTAAGAGGTGGTGCATTTAAGCCAAGAACATCACCATATAGTTTTCAAGGCTTGGAAGAAGAAGGTATAAAAATACTAAGCAAAATAGGTAAAGAATTAGAAATGCCAATTATTACTGAAATTCCAAGTGAAAAGTATCTTGATTTATTTAATGAGTATGTTGATATTATTCAAGTTGGCGCTAGAAATATGGATAATTATTTTCTACTTAGAGAACTAGGTAAAACTAGAAAACCAATTTTATTAAAAAGAGGTATGGCAGCAACTATTGATGAGTTTTTACTTGCAGCTGAATATATAAAAGCTGGTGGAAATGATAAAGTAATATTATGTGAAAGAGGAATTAGAACTTTTGATAATAAAACTAGAAATACATTAGATATTGCATCCGTTTTAACTCTTGAAAAACTAACTGACTTACCAGTTATCATTGATCCTTCACATGCATCAGGAAATTGGGAAATGGTTGAACGATTATCATTGGCTTCTTTAACGATTGGAGCGAACGGATTAATGGTTGAAGTTCATAATAATCCTGAAAAAGCGCTTAGTGATGGAATGCAATCTCTTAAACCAGAAAAATTTAAAAAAATGATGGATAAAATTAATTTTTTAAAACCATATATTGAATCGGTGAATAAAGATGATAATTGA
- the aroB gene encoding 3-dehydroquinate synthase, whose protein sequence is MIIETSNYNIFLTSDEISSFNEKIKEVYQGRKIFVITDQIVYDLYFETLKNSLKDFELFFVISKGKNFDSYQEVVNKLFQNKIQKNNLIIALGGGVVGDLGGFVASTIFRGIKYVQIPTTLLSQIDSSIGGKTAIDTEYGKNLLGSFYNPILVLIDTKFLDTLNSREYNNGMAEAIKMALLSNKELYEIIKYKEKLDILEIKKTIEYKKLIVEIDPYDLKERRVLNFGHTFGHAIEKTANYSVYKHGEAISYGMLVALKIGEKHNITNRFIYDDLLNVLKTRKLIETEILEYDIYKKDVFYDKKNESDGIDFIFLEEIGKPKIVRMKSEDL, encoded by the coding sequence ATGATAATTGAAACTAGTAATTATAATATTTTTCTAACAAGTGATGAAATATCGTCTTTTAATGAAAAAATAAAAGAAGTGTATCAAGGTAGAAAAATCTTTGTTATTACGGATCAAATAGTTTATGATTTATATTTTGAAACTTTAAAAAATAGTTTGAAAGATTTTGAACTATTTTTTGTTATTTCAAAAGGAAAAAACTTTGATTCATATCAAGAAGTTGTTAATAAACTTTTTCAAAATAAAATTCAAAAAAATAACTTAATCATCGCATTAGGTGGTGGAGTTGTTGGTGATTTAGGTGGTTTTGTAGCATCAACAATTTTTAGAGGAATAAAATATGTCCAAATTCCTACGACATTACTTTCACAAATCGATAGTAGTATTGGTGGTAAAACAGCAATTGATACTGAATATGGAAAAAACTTGTTAGGCAGTTTCTATAATCCAATTCTTGTTTTAATCGATACTAAATTTCTAGATACATTAAACAGCCGTGAATATAATAATGGTATGGCAGAAGCAATTAAAATGGCTTTACTATCTAATAAAGAATTATACGAGATTATTAAATATAAAGAAAAACTTGATATCTTAGAAATAAAAAAGACTATTGAGTATAAAAAACTAATAGTTGAAATTGATCCTTATGATTTAAAAGAAAGAAGAGTCCTAAACTTTGGGCATACTTTTGGACATGCTATTGAAAAAACAGCTAACTACTCTGTTTATAAACATGGAGAAGCCATTAGTTATGGAATGCTTGTAGCACTAAAAATAGGTGAAAAACATAACATTACAAATAGATTTATCTATGATGATTTACTTAATGTTTTGAAAACTAGAAAATTAATTGAAACTGAAATACTTGAGTATGATATCTATAAAAAAGATGTTTTTTATGATAAGAAGAATGAGTCTGATGGTATTGATTTTATTTTTCTTGAAGAAATAGGAAAACCTAAAATTGTTAGAATGAAGAGTGAAGATTTATGA
- the aroA gene encoding 3-phosphoshikimate 1-carboxyvinyltransferase: protein MSRIIIYPSEIKGDVNIVSSKSLSHRYLIAASLAKGESKITNVLKSKDLDATINVLKNLCVDISSKDDINYLVRSNGLNPTDKTLDVYESGSTLRFIIPLLWLFSNESSIKMQEGLSVRPLTIYNDIANKYQYKLTKLNNQLKVSGPLKSGVYEIDGSISSQFISGLLFALPLVNGDSKIIIKNHLASKSYIDLTLDVLDKTGIKIEINRNEFIIKGNQNYQAIDTEIEGDYSAAAFFIVLAILKNIEFTINNLSEKSLQGDKEILNIIKKMGVKYSFNGNKLTIYKHETLNAPVIDLMNIPDLGPILMVLASSIDSVTVFKNISRLKIKESDRLQAIKNNLEKQGVIFNIQEEELFITGVKSFKGNQVFDTYNDHRIAMALAVYGLCSENEVILNDYTVVEKSYPCFFEDIKNIGGIVKND from the coding sequence ATGAGCAGAATTATAATTTATCCAAGTGAAATAAAAGGTGATGTTAATATTGTTTCTTCTAAATCACTTTCTCATCGATATTTAATAGCTGCATCACTTGCAAAGGGCGAAAGTAAAATAACAAACGTTCTAAAATCAAAAGATTTAGATGCAACAATCAACGTACTAAAAAACTTGTGTGTTGATATAAGTTCAAAAGATGATATTAATTATTTAGTTAGAAGTAATGGTTTAAACCCAACCGATAAAACCTTAGATGTTTATGAATCTGGCTCAACCTTACGTTTTATAATACCTTTATTATGGCTTTTTAGTAATGAATCAAGTATTAAAATGCAAGAAGGACTATCTGTTAGACCATTAACTATCTATAATGATATAGCAAATAAATATCAATATAAATTAACTAAACTAAACAATCAACTGAAAGTTAGCGGTCCACTAAAATCTGGGGTATATGAGATTGATGGTAGCATTAGTTCTCAATTTATAAGCGGTTTATTATTTGCTTTGCCATTAGTAAATGGTGATTCTAAGATTATTATTAAAAATCATCTTGCATCAAAAAGTTATATTGATTTAACACTAGATGTTTTAGATAAAACAGGTATTAAGATAGAGATTAATAGAAATGAATTTATTATTAAAGGTAATCAAAATTATCAGGCTATTGATACTGAAATTGAAGGAGATTATTCAGCAGCAGCATTTTTTATTGTTCTAGCAATACTAAAAAACATAGAATTTACAATTAATAATTTGAGTGAAAAATCACTTCAAGGAGATAAAGAAATTCTTAATATAATTAAAAAAATGGGTGTTAAATATAGTTTTAATGGAAATAAACTAACAATTTATAAACATGAAACATTAAATGCTCCAGTAATTGATTTGATGAATATTCCTGATTTAGGACCAATCTTGATGGTTCTAGCTTCAAGTATTGATAGTGTTACGGTCTTTAAAAACATATCTAGATTAAAGATTAAAGAATCAGATCGTTTACAAGCAATTAAAAATAATCTTGAAAAACAGGGAGTAATCTTTAATATCCAGGAAGAAGAGTTATTTATAACGGGTGTTAAATCCTTTAAAGGTAATCAAGTTTTTGACACTTATAATGATCATAGGATAGCAATGGCACTTGCTGTATATGGATTATGTTCTGAAAATGAAGTTATTTTAAATGATTATACTGTGGTTGAAAAATCATATCCTTGCTTTTTTGAAGATATTAAAAATATTGGAGGCATAGTAAAAAATGATTAA
- a CDS encoding chorismate mutase, with translation MINELRKEIDEIDTLMQDLFKKRLAVARKIGEYKKEKNLPIYDSKRENEILLRLKEKYDDKDTVFYYERFMKELFSISKDLQNE, from the coding sequence ATGATTAATGAATTAAGAAAAGAAATTGATGAAATTGATACTTTAATGCAAGATCTTTTTAAAAAAAGATTAGCAGTTGCAAGGAAAATTGGAGAATATAAAAAAGAAAAAAATCTGCCGATTTACGATTCTAAACGTGAAAATGAAATTCTTTTAAGATTGAAAGAAAAATATGATGATAAAGATACAGTCTTTTATTATGAAAGATTTATGAAAGAATTATTCTCAATTTCTAAGGATCTTCAAAATGAATAA